In the Hordeum vulgare subsp. vulgare chromosome 7H, MorexV3_pseudomolecules_assembly, whole genome shotgun sequence genome, one interval contains:
- the LOC123410838 gene encoding glutamate receptor 2.9-like, whose translation MQRARTMGMESPATRRLLVLVPLLALWSSAVAVASPSAAAVAPPVRVGVVLDLTSDVGRESLACISMALEDFDAAHATSGDAPRVDLRVRDSRGDLATAAEELIKSGQVQAIIWAPRTLTKANQVAHLGHRSNHVPVLSFSGISPTSCAFWLEDPVAASRGHAKFGFTLGSDNITFTNPKIGRGVGRKLDTSKSRKNCRGSKTGLKIAVPLKLGFHDFVTVTEPNSAKQDVTGYSIDVFKAAMGKLHPSPCYTFFAFNDTYDELVGNVSSGVYDGAVGDVTITADRVNTTDFTVPYTQSGVSMLVLVEDEPDTISWAFTKPLNGKLWFAIMVFFLYTGFVLWMIELPKNQEYQGSSLRQCSTALYFVFSTLTFSHGHTIRSPLSKIVVVIWCFVVLVLVQSYTASLSSILTAKRLRPKLTDFSQLQQSTGHFVGYQDDSFVRSFLLNHNISENRLRNYTTKEEYADALWKGSKNQGVSAIVDEIPYLTSFLSDPRYRNDFRMLGCIYKTPGFGFAFRLGSPLVHNISTAILNLAEEGEGSRIERNWFDTSSSLIGTGMVPDTDSALLTLKSFSGLFVITGSISTLMLLISIMRLIYAKCTELRKADVESVSYSGTDDESRLLQNGIGDNPSPDQQPFHEAGNNNSGDVHMSGENVGDTLPNPVQQNGMHGGPVPAGHIQIEMRNV comes from the exons atgcagcgcgcgcgcaccATGGgcatggagtccccggcaacaagGCGCTTGCTCGTGCTCGTCCCTCTGCTCGCGCTTTGGAGCAGCGCCGTCGCTGTTGCATCGCCGTCAGCGGCGGCGGTGGCTCCGCCAGTGCGGGTCGGCGTGGTGCTGGATCTGACAAGCGACGTCGGGAGGGAGAGCCTCGCCTGCATTTCCATGGCGCTGGAAGACTTCGACGCCGCTCACGCCACCTCCGGCGACGCGCCGCGGGTCGACCTGCGCGTGCGGGACTCGCGCGGGGATCTCGCAACAGCTG CCGAGGAGCTGATCAAAAGTGGGCAGGTGCAAGCCATCATATGGGCTCCTCGGACACTGACCAAAGCAAATCAGGTCGCCCATCTGGGGCACCGCAGCAACCACGTTCCAGTTCTTTCCTTCTCCGGCATTTCTCCAACATCATGTGCTTTCTGGCTTGAAGATCCTGTAGCAGCTTCCAGAGGCCATGCCAAGTTTGGATTTACacttggaagtgacaacataaccTTTACTAATCCGAAAATCGGTAGAGGAGTTGGGAGAAAACTAGACACATCAAAGTCAAGGAAGAATTGCAGAGGTAGTAAGACGGGGCTGAAGATTGCCGTGCCACTGAAACTAGGTTTTCACGATTTTGTGACTGTTACTGAACCTAATTCAGCGAAACAAGATGTCACTGGCTACAGCATTGATGTCTTCAAGGCTGCTATGGGGAAATTacatccttctccatgctatacatTTTTTGCCTTCAACGATACTTACGATGAGCTAGTGGGAAACGTGTCGTCGGGG GTGTACGATGGTGCAGTAGGCGACGTGACCATAACTGCAGATCGAGTCAACACCACCGACTTTACAGTGCCATATACACAGTCTGGTGTGTCTATGCTTGTGCTTGTCGAGGATGAACCGGATACAATCAGTTGGGCATTTACAAAGCCACTAAATGGGAAGCTTTGGTTTGCAATCATGGTATTCTTCTTATATACTGGCTTTGTTTTGTGGATGATTGAACTTCCCAAAAATCAGGAGTACCAAGGATCAAGTTTGAGACAGTGTAGCACTGCCCtctattttgttttctccacttTGACATTTTCACATG GTCATACTATTAGAAGCCCCTTGTCAAAAATTGTTGTTGTGATATGGTGCTTTGTAGTGCTGGTTCTTGTCCAGAGCTACACAGCAAGCCTGTCATCCATTCTGACTGCAAAGAGGCTCCGTCCTAAGTTGACAGATTTTTCCCAGCTCCAGCAGAGTACTGGTCACTTTGTAGGATACCAAGATGATTCATTTGTGCGGTCCTTCTTGCTGAACCATAACATTAGTGAAAACAGGTTAAGGAACTACACGACGAAAGAAGAATATGCTGATGCTTTGTGGAAGGGATCCAAGAATCAAGGGGTGTCGGCTATTGTTGATGAGATCCCCTATTTAACTTCTTTCCTCTCTGACCCTCGGTACAGAAATGATTTTAGGATGCTCGGGTGCATATACAAGACTCCTGGATTTGGTTTT GCATTTCGTCTAGGTTCTCCGCTAGTGCATAATATATCGACTGCCATCCTGAACCTAGCAGAAGAGGGTGAGGGCTCACGAATCGAAAGGAATTGGTTTGACACAAGTTCATCGCTGATAGGAACTGGCATGGTACCAGACACTGATTCCGCACTTCTCACTTTAAAAAGCTTCTCTGGTCTCTTCGTTATTACTGGATCCATTTCAACTCTCATGCTGTTGATAAGCATTATGAGGTTGATTTATGCCAAATGTACTGAGTTGAGAAAGGCTGATGTGGAAAGTGTCAGCTACAGTGGCACCGACGACGAGTCCCGTCTGTTGCAGAATGGCATAGGTGACAACCCCAGCCCTGATCaacaacccttccatgaagctggCAATAATAATTCCGGGGATGTCCATATGAGCGGCGAAAATGTTGGAGACACATTGCCTAACCCAGTGCAGCAGAATGGCATGCATGGTGGCCCTGTGCCTGCAGGACACATTCAGATTGAGATGCGCAATGTCTAA